In a genomic window of Planctomycetota bacterium:
- a CDS encoding L-fucose/L-arabinose isomerase family protein produces the protein MRKPEPLKLGVAPTRRVIFSIEEAARQKRLIESKLKALGVDIVTIDSVNPEGLIFSRNHVEPALEVFRREKVDALFIPHVNFGTEDATARLARDLGKPTLLWGPRDAAPLPDGSRDRDTQCGLFATSKILRRMNVPFSYIVNSAPDSTVFERGVTNFVAAAAAVKAFRHARIGQVSTRPAAFWTMMINEGELLERWGIEVVPATLSDILRAAQKMLDGQDPALAQQVKWIRDNFEVGSADEADLAKVAAFKLALVHWADEACLDGIALQCWSALQQDFGIFPCFVHGLVTDEAVPVACETDIHGALASFMVQEAVGRKTATFFADLTVRHPADENAELLWHCGPFPPSLACECGQRKLSGHYMAGKKPPLAVGEWQVRGGPISVIRFDGDHGQYKLFLGHGVGTDGPFTRGTYVWLKVGNWPLWEERLIRGPYVHHVVCVHGRVAPALYEACRFLGIEPDCVEPTEAEIQAWLRGEPWPGEAK, from the coding sequence GTGCGAAAGCCCGAACCCCTCAAGCTCGGCGTGGCGCCCACGCGGCGCGTGATCTTCAGCATCGAAGAAGCCGCCCGCCAGAAGCGCCTCATCGAGTCCAAGCTCAAGGCCCTGGGCGTGGACATCGTGACCATTGATTCGGTGAACCCCGAGGGCCTCATCTTCAGCCGCAACCACGTGGAGCCCGCCCTCGAGGTCTTCCGCCGCGAAAAGGTGGACGCGCTGTTCATCCCCCACGTGAACTTCGGCACCGAGGACGCGACCGCGAGGCTGGCGCGCGACCTGGGCAAGCCCACGCTGCTGTGGGGCCCCCGCGACGCCGCGCCGTTGCCCGACGGCTCGCGCGACCGCGATACCCAGTGCGGCCTCTTCGCCACCAGCAAGATCCTCCGCCGCATGAACGTGCCCTTCTCCTACATCGTCAACTCGGCCCCCGACAGCACGGTCTTCGAGCGCGGCGTCACCAACTTCGTGGCGGCGGCCGCCGCCGTCAAGGCCTTCCGCCACGCGCGCATCGGCCAGGTGAGCACCCGCCCCGCCGCCTTCTGGACCATGATGATCAACGAAGGCGAACTCCTCGAGCGCTGGGGCATCGAGGTCGTGCCCGCCACCCTCAGCGACATCCTGCGCGCCGCCCAGAAGATGCTCGACGGCCAGGACCCCGCCCTCGCCCAGCAGGTGAAATGGATCCGCGACAACTTCGAGGTCGGCAGCGCGGACGAGGCCGATCTCGCCAAAGTCGCCGCCTTCAAGCTCGCCCTCGTCCACTGGGCCGACGAGGCCTGCCTCGACGGCATCGCCCTCCAGTGCTGGTCGGCCCTTCAGCAGGACTTCGGCATCTTCCCTTGCTTCGTCCACGGCCTGGTCACCGACGAGGCGGTGCCCGTGGCCTGCGAGACCGACATCCACGGCGCCCTTGCGTCGTTCATGGTCCAGGAGGCGGTCGGCCGCAAGACCGCCACCTTCTTCGCCGACCTCACCGTACGGCATCCCGCCGACGAGAACGCCGAGCTGCTGTGGCACTGCGGCCCCTTCCCGCCCAGCCTGGCCTGCGAGTGCGGCCAGCGCAAGCTCAGCGGCCACTACATGGCCGGCAAGAAGCCCCCGCTCGCCGTCGGCGAGTGGCAGGTCAGGGGCGGCCCCATCAGCGTCATCCGCTTCGACGGCGACCACGGCCAGTACAAGCTCTTCCTCGGCCACGGCGTGGGCACCGACGGGCCGTTCACCCGCGGCACCTACGTCTGGCTCAAGGTGGGCAACTGGCCGCTGTGGGAGGAGCGACTCATCCGCGGTCCCTACGTCCACCACGTCGTCTGCGTCCACGGCCGCGTCGCCCCGGCGCTCTACGAGGCCTGCCGCTTCCTGGGCATCGAGCCCGACTGCGTGGAGCCCACCGAGGCCGAAATCCAGGCCTGGCTCCGCGGCGAGCCCTGGCCGGGCGAGGCGAAGTGA
- a CDS encoding type II toxin-antitoxin system RelE/ParE family toxin: MVVARAAEEQFRKLDARWRSALKRAMREYLETGPTREGKSRIKRLRGLRQPQYRLRVDEMRVFYDVNEALKRIEVLGFVEKPRTGQWLEEHGVPQ; this comes from the coding sequence GTGGTAGTCGCGCGTGCCGCGGAGGAGCAGTTCAGGAAGCTGGACGCCCGGTGGCGTTCTGCCCTCAAGCGGGCGATGCGGGAGTATCTGGAAACCGGTCCGACGCGCGAGGGCAAGAGCAGGATCAAGCGGCTTCGCGGCCTGCGCCAGCCCCAGTACCGCCTGCGCGTGGACGAGATGCGCGTGTTCTACGACGTGAATGAAGCCCTCAAGCGCATCGAAGTCCTGGGCTTTGTCGAGAAGCCCCGGACGGGGCAGTGGCTTGAAGAGCACGGGGTACCACAATGA
- a CDS encoding DUF433 domain-containing protein: MDENKLLERITVNPRIFGGKPIIRGRRLAVEHVLGMLAAGDTIETLLEGYPWLEREDVLACLAYAHPSETEP, from the coding sequence ATGGACGAGAATAAGCTGCTTGAGCGCATCACGGTGAACCCCAGAATCTTCGGCGGCAAGCCGATCATCAGGGGCCGACGACTGGCCGTCGAACACGTCCTCGGCATGCTTGCGGCGGGCGACACGATCGAGACCCTCCTCGAAGGCTATCCGTGGCTGGAGCGTGAGGACGTGCTGGCCTGCCTCGCCTACGCGCACCCAAGCGAGACTGAGCCGTGA
- a CDS encoding GDSL-type esterase/lipase family protein codes for MKHWMRVIVLLVCLATAARGADDWVEPMKAVHARFTGQAGTVAQFGDSITITMAFFTPLSMDHKNVPDDLKEAHAWLRKYVQPRCWRAWKGPQFGNEGRTTTDWGLAGIAGWLKKLNPEVALVMWGTNDTYQGPKPPKYTDNLRLIIQACLDNGTVPILYTIPPKGDQAGNAKNTAHVETFVEAARTVAAEKKVPLVDFYKEMMSRQPTEFHKTLLGDGLHPSYPKEYQQDFSEEALKQSGYTLRNYLTLKALWEVYQKVLSQGKPAKAEAGDAAAPKGPTYKGRPAVLVARPAAEPKVDGSLDDPCWAKAQALTFRMLDGSTDKPKHATTARLLANETTLFVAFQCGETEPLVSRKRDRDDNIWEDDSVEVFLKPGPEPAREYHHLIVNPDGSFLDDLGGDNGAWQSELKLATAKGKEGWAAEIAIPLAELTKGADKATLAGPWRLNLARMRQSRGDDVPAEETALAPTEDPSSHVPAMFAYAWFEALGGKLPAE; via the coding sequence ATGAAGCATTGGATGCGCGTCATTGTGTTGCTGGTGTGCCTCGCCACGGCCGCCCGCGGGGCCGACGACTGGGTGGAGCCGATGAAGGCCGTCCACGCCAGGTTCACGGGCCAGGCGGGCACGGTCGCGCAGTTCGGCGACAGCATCACGATCACGATGGCGTTCTTCACGCCGCTCTCGATGGACCACAAGAACGTGCCGGATGACCTCAAAGAGGCGCACGCCTGGCTCCGCAAGTACGTGCAGCCGCGCTGCTGGCGGGCGTGGAAGGGGCCGCAGTTCGGCAACGAGGGCCGCACGACCACCGATTGGGGCCTGGCCGGCATCGCCGGCTGGCTCAAGAAGCTCAACCCCGAGGTCGCCCTCGTGATGTGGGGCACGAACGACACTTACCAGGGCCCCAAGCCGCCGAAGTACACCGACAACCTGCGGCTCATCATCCAGGCCTGCCTCGACAACGGCACCGTGCCCATCCTCTACACGATTCCGCCCAAGGGCGACCAGGCGGGCAACGCGAAGAACACGGCGCACGTCGAGACCTTCGTCGAGGCTGCCCGCACCGTGGCCGCCGAGAAGAAGGTGCCGCTCGTGGACTTCTACAAGGAGATGATGTCCCGCCAGCCCACCGAGTTCCACAAGACCCTGCTCGGCGACGGGCTGCATCCCTCCTATCCCAAGGAGTACCAGCAGGACTTCAGCGAGGAGGCGCTCAAGCAGAGCGGCTACACGCTGCGCAACTACCTCACCCTCAAGGCCCTCTGGGAGGTCTACCAGAAGGTCCTCTCGCAGGGCAAGCCGGCCAAAGCCGAGGCAGGCGACGCCGCTGCGCCGAAGGGGCCCACCTACAAGGGCCGCCCCGCCGTGCTCGTCGCCAGGCCCGCCGCCGAGCCGAAGGTTGACGGCTCGCTCGACGACCCCTGCTGGGCCAAGGCCCAGGCGCTCACCTTCCGCATGCTCGACGGCTCCACCGACAAGCCGAAGCACGCCACCACCGCCAGGCTGCTGGCCAACGAGACCACCCTCTTCGTCGCCTTCCAGTGCGGCGAGACCGAGCCGCTCGTGAGCCGCAAGCGCGACCGCGACGACAACATCTGGGAGGACGACTCGGTCGAGGTGTTCCTCAAGCCCGGCCCCGAGCCCGCGCGCGAGTACCACCACCTGATCGTGAACCCCGATGGCTCGTTCCTCGACGACCTGGGCGGCGACAACGGGGCGTGGCAGAGCGAACTCAAGCTTGCCACGGCCAAGGGCAAAGAGGGCTGGGCGGCCGAGATCGCCATCCCGCTGGCCGAGCTGACGAAGGGCGCCGACAAGGCGACGCTGGCCGGCCCCTGGCGGCTCAACCTCGCGCGCATGCGGCAGTCGCGCGGCGACGACGTGCCGGCCGAGGAGACCGCTCTCGCGCCCACCGAGGACCCGTCGAGCCACGTGCCTGCCATGTTCGCCTACGCCTGGTTCGAGGCCCTCGGCGGCAAGCTGCCGGCGGAATGA
- a CDS encoding TIGR01777 family oxidoreductase, with protein sequence MRVVLTGASGLIGSAVAAALEADGHGVTRLVRSRPGEGDAAWDPAAGTIDAERLEGHDAAVHLAGESIAGRWTAAKKARIRDSRVKGTALLSEALAGLRQPPAVLVSASAVGFYGHRGDEPLTEESGAGAGFLPSVCQAWEAAAEPARRAGVRVVHPRFGVVLSRDGGALRQMLLPFRLGLGGPVGSGRQFFPWVALDDAVRAILRALSKPDLAGPVNVVAPRAATNREFAKALGRALHRPALCRVPAWAIRLALGEMGRELLLASIRAAPARLLASGFEFAWPDLEAALHHVLGGRGAGSCIAVASRL encoded by the coding sequence ATGAGAGTGGTGCTCACCGGCGCGAGCGGGCTGATTGGCTCTGCCGTCGCCGCGGCGCTGGAAGCCGACGGCCACGGTGTCACCCGCCTCGTGCGCTCGAGGCCGGGAGAGGGCGACGCCGCCTGGGACCCGGCCGCGGGCACGATTGACGCCGAACGCCTGGAGGGCCACGACGCCGCCGTGCACCTCGCGGGCGAGAGCATTGCGGGGCGGTGGACGGCGGCCAAGAAGGCCCGCATCCGCGACAGCCGCGTGAAGGGAACAGCGCTGCTGAGCGAAGCGCTGGCGGGCCTGCGCCAGCCGCCGGCCGTGCTGGTGAGCGCCTCGGCGGTCGGCTTCTACGGCCACCGCGGCGACGAGCCGCTCACCGAGGAGAGCGGCGCGGGCGCAGGCTTCCTGCCGAGTGTGTGCCAGGCCTGGGAGGCCGCGGCCGAGCCGGCGCGCCGGGCCGGCGTTCGCGTCGTGCACCCGCGATTCGGCGTGGTCTTGAGCCGCGACGGGGGCGCGCTGCGGCAGATGCTGCTGCCCTTCCGCCTGGGCCTCGGTGGGCCGGTGGGCAGCGGGCGCCAGTTCTTTCCGTGGGTTGCGCTCGACGATGCGGTGCGCGCCATTCTGCGCGCGTTGTCCAAGCCCGATCTCGCCGGGCCGGTGAACGTCGTGGCCCCGCGGGCGGCGACGAACCGCGAGTTTGCGAAGGCGCTGGGCCGCGCGCTCCATCGCCCCGCGCTGTGCCGCGTTCCCGCCTGGGCGATTCGCCTCGCGCTGGGCGAGATGGGCCGCGAGCTGCTGCTCGCGAGCATTCGGGCCGCCCCCGCCCGCCTGCTCGCCTCGGGCTTCGAGTTCGCGTGGCCGGACCTCGAGGCCGCGCTGCACCACGTGCTGGGTGGGCGCGGAGCCGGCTCTTGCATCGCCGTGGCCTCTCGCCTATGA
- a CDS encoding type II toxin-antitoxin system Phd/YefM family antitoxin, with amino-acid sequence MAEAKNDICRIIREAEKDGVLITRHGRPAALVIGFHDEDDWFDYRLEHDERFLRRIARARKDIRKGRFVSLDDLPD; translated from the coding sequence ATGGCGGAAGCCAAGAACGACATCTGCCGCATCATCCGAGAGGCCGAGAAGGACGGCGTGCTCATCACCCGCCACGGCCGCCCCGCCGCATTGGTCATCGGCTTCCACGACGAGGACGACTGGTTCGACTACCGGCTCGAGCACGACGAGCGGTTCCTCCGCCGAATCGCCAGGGCGCGGAAGGACATTCGCAAAGGCCGTTTCGTCTCCCTGGACGACCTTCCCGACTGA
- a CDS encoding DUF5107 domain-containing protein gives MGKLTLLTALLAACASCQAVEGVRVAEGTRRILTGPFKLKDKAPQERLEEFKPVSYPAVTIENEYLRCTVLPSVGGRLYEVYNKASKSQLFFVNPYLETHPDDFEGGHPWNLGGVEVNFPYFHHGNTYNDRWDWARVERPDGTAGVVMSHTSTPTMQRAVFRVLLRPGVARVDLEYEFENLNPYGWGLAAWIDTMHPKTMDTQFILPTPWVAQHGYNAGRTDLVPWPVRNGVDLSWQRNLAPGRGDLSEFGFMPRERFHGGYEHRADRGAVRIFDPATLPAAKLWTQALPVSPERYYQHFEIWTATSAVMEDPGHQPELSAYRAADSWYQVWGIGGYVFANDHAALNLVRQADGRVLAGVCGTRHIPGCVLSLRVGRGEVLREVFDLDPSRPWRREVAAPAGDVELEIVGPDGARLAAYELRADDVPQEQWKMPEKPRWQRGINAAYYDEDYSTLWRRRGHFLDGAIRRFADALKQEPNSAKLMIDLARCYLKDEQVRVGHAYPNPGPEADAHAARRREASLAAAVDLLTKAVALDNTVGRADGGIVGGTSPSRESSYLSTAHFYLGLALERQGKPAEAAEHYRSALKCPVPAPAAALYLARLTLRDDPKEALFLARRAAEAYPQSTRAKHMLMVALSAAGQAMEAKLVGHALLDHDPSHPVTLALLGRAPATMPAWTERELQWLRGAER, from the coding sequence ATGGGGAAGCTCACACTGCTCACTGCGCTGCTCGCTGCCTGCGCCTCCTGCCAGGCCGTCGAGGGGGTGCGCGTCGCCGAGGGCACCCGCCGCATTCTCACGGGGCCGTTCAAGCTCAAGGACAAGGCACCGCAGGAACGCCTCGAAGAGTTCAAACCCGTCTCTTATCCCGCGGTGACCATCGAGAACGAGTACCTCCGCTGCACCGTCCTACCCTCGGTCGGTGGGCGGCTCTACGAGGTCTACAACAAGGCATCCAAGTCCCAGCTCTTCTTCGTCAATCCCTACCTCGAAACGCACCCCGACGACTTCGAGGGCGGCCACCCGTGGAACCTGGGCGGCGTGGAGGTGAACTTCCCCTACTTCCATCACGGCAACACCTACAACGACCGATGGGACTGGGCGCGGGTGGAGCGCCCCGATGGCACGGCGGGCGTCGTGATGAGCCACACCTCCACGCCCACCATGCAGCGGGCCGTCTTCCGCGTCCTCCTGCGGCCGGGCGTGGCCCGCGTGGACCTCGAATACGAGTTCGAGAACCTCAATCCCTACGGCTGGGGCCTCGCCGCCTGGATTGACACGATGCACCCGAAGACAATGGACACGCAGTTCATCCTCCCCACGCCCTGGGTCGCCCAGCACGGCTACAACGCCGGCCGCACCGACCTCGTGCCCTGGCCCGTCCGCAACGGCGTGGACCTCTCCTGGCAACGGAATCTGGCGCCCGGCCGTGGCGATCTGAGCGAGTTCGGCTTCATGCCCCGCGAGCGCTTCCACGGCGGCTACGAGCACAGGGCCGACCGCGGCGCGGTCCGCATCTTCGACCCCGCCACGCTCCCCGCCGCGAAGCTGTGGACCCAGGCCCTCCCCGTCTCGCCCGAGCGCTATTACCAGCACTTTGAGATCTGGACGGCCACCTCGGCGGTGATGGAGGACCCCGGGCACCAGCCCGAACTGAGCGCTTACCGTGCCGCCGATTCGTGGTATCAGGTCTGGGGCATCGGCGGCTATGTGTTCGCCAACGACCACGCCGCGCTCAACCTCGTGCGGCAGGCCGACGGCCGAGTGCTTGCGGGCGTCTGCGGCACGCGACACATTCCAGGTTGCGTCTTGAGCCTGCGGGTCGGCCGCGGCGAGGTGCTCCGCGAGGTCTTCGACCTCGACCCCTCCCGGCCCTGGCGGCGCGAGGTCGCCGCGCCCGCGGGCGACGTCGAGCTCGAGATCGTCGGCCCCGACGGCGCCCGCCTTGCCGCCTACGAACTCCGCGCCGACGACGTGCCTCAGGAACAGTGGAAGATGCCCGAGAAGCCCCGCTGGCAGCGGGGCATCAACGCCGCTTACTACGACGAGGACTACTCGACCCTCTGGCGCCGGCGCGGGCACTTCCTCGACGGCGCCATCCGCCGCTTCGCCGACGCCCTCAAGCAGGAACCCAACTCGGCCAAGCTCATGATTGACCTCGCCCGCTGCTATCTCAAGGACGAACAGGTCCGCGTCGGCCACGCCTATCCGAACCCCGGCCCCGAGGCCGATGCCCACGCCGCCAGGCGCCGCGAGGCCAGCCTCGCTGCCGCCGTTGACCTCCTCACCAAGGCCGTGGCTCTGGATAACACTGTGGGCCGGGCTGATGGCGGCATTGTGGGCGGGACGTCCCCGTCCCGCGAATCCTCATATCTCTCCACCGCCCACTTCTACCTCGGCCTCGCCCTCGAGCGCCAAGGCAAGCCTGCCGAGGCGGCTGAGCATTACCGTTCCGCCCTCAAGTGTCCCGTCCCCGCCCCCGCCGCCGCGCTTTACCTCGCCCGCCTCACCCTCCGCGATGACCCGAAGGAGGCCTTATTCCTCGCCCGCCGTGCCGCCGAAGCCTATCCCCAGAGCACTCGCGCGAAGCACATGCTCATGGTTGCCTTGTCTGCGGCGGGGCAGGCGATGGAGGCCAAACTGGTCGGCCACGCCCTCCTCGACCACGATCCCTCCCACCCCGTCACCCTCGCCCTCCTGGGCCGCGCGCCTGCCACAATGCCCGCCTGGACCGAGAGGGAACTCCAGTGGCTGCGCGGCGCGGAGAGGTAG